The Silene latifolia isolate original U9 population unplaced genomic scaffold, ASM4854445v1 chrun_scaffold_16, whole genome shotgun sequence genome includes a region encoding these proteins:
- the LOC141637294 gene encoding uncharacterized protein LOC141637294 codes for METRTGEVREWVEEVLRGLRERERILYMVGCWALWERRNKRVFEGVGWCMREVVRRVQDLVCEMQEVVDEREKEGPKQSTGSSINEERRWQKPKEGEWKVNVDASVKEGVGTGWEAVCRDNTWRIAWGVARQVEEELDPPLAEALAVLWGMQEAKQAGMRSIIVEGDCSTVMEDIKLRKQGRSDIFSIYKDIFELCNWFETISFVFTRRIYNRLVHELARATPWTIGRRCWSDSIPNDFLCIAESDAI; via the coding sequence ATGGAGACAAGGACGGGGGAAGTGAGGGAGTGGGTTGAGGAAGTTTTGAGGGGGCTAAGGGAAAGGGAGCGCATACTCTATATGGTGGGATGTTGGGCGTTATGGGAGCGGCGAAATAAACGGGTGTTTGAAGGAGTTGGGTGGTGTATGAGGGAAGTAGTGAGGCGAGTGCAAGACTTGGTATGTGAGATGCAAGAGGTAGTCGATGAGCGAGAAAAGGAGGGACCAAAACAGAGTACAGGGAGCTCCATAAATGAGGAAAGGAGGTGGCAGAAACCGAAGGAAGGGGAGTGGAAGGTGAATGTGGATGCTAGTGTTAAGGAGGGAGTAGGGACGGGATGGGAAGCCGTTTGCAGGGACAATACATGGCGAATCGCGTGGGGAGTGGCTAGACAGGTGGAAGAAGAGCTTGATCCTCCTTTGGCGGAAGCATTGGCAGTGTTATGGGGTATGCAGGAAGCCAAGCAGGCGGGGATGCGGAGCATAATCGTGGAGGGTGATTGCAGTACGGTGATGGAAGACATCAAGTTACGGAAGCAGGGGCGAAGCGACATTTTCTCAATTTACAAGGATATTTTCGAATTATGTAATTGGTTTGAGACGATTTCTTTCGTTTTCACTCGTCGTATCTATAATCGTTTAGTGCATGAATTAGCTCGAGCAACTCCATGGACAATAGGTCGAAGGTGCTGGAGTGATTCAATCCCGAACGATTTTCTATGTATTGCTGAATCTGATGCTATATAA